A single Chlamydia suis DNA region contains:
- a CDS encoding phospholipase D-like domain-containing protein — protein MSIHRSSGSHRHVSSHHHSRGHSNPRSSTPSHRERTAASVSRAYRSSTHHHDPRDYRQARAESRRHAVEHYTPSYRRHSPQLTDSRDRVSAASTRHISPNHSPSRRDRDTRISEASSHRSSRSHHTDSSRRDRRSSSTSHRDRRSSSRPTSSRRPASGSVPRPLTQEELVTFFSAHQSTNNNPTKAICKAILSAKRLVRMKMYTISSPEIIQALIKASQHTPVRVHYQESPNIADLCKGSSVELLSSEATSLFHKKTTCIDDKIVFVGSANYTTLSLQHDVNWTSRISDPEACRSILTTRKKFIYLGGGQHLTYVPSSSHSHGQLKNFLLKYIDEAKFEIRIAVYVFTVPDLFIALAKAAGRGVRVKIIIDSRQKAITYNIASKTTPPLPVYERTHDGVLHTKMCCIDNKILIWGSANWSTGGFTKNAEDSFILCPASQTQLDAFNDIWKFLESNNTLITEDTAKIPLRPKRSAEEALATLSSPIDDDPGEGTSQGPCVKRKR, from the coding sequence ATGAGTATCCATCGTTCTTCCGGCTCTCATCGTCATGTTAGTAGCCACCACCACAGCAGGGGCCATTCTAATCCCCGTTCCAGCACCCCCTCCCATCGGGAGCGCACAGCCGCATCTGTTTCAAGAGCTTACAGATCTTCTACACATCATCACGATCCCCGAGACTATAGACAAGCTCGCGCAGAATCTCGGCGGCACGCCGTAGAGCATTATACTCCTAGCTATAGAAGACACTCCCCCCAACTAACGGATTCAAGAGATCGCGTATCCGCAGCCTCTACGCGCCATATTTCACCCAACCACTCTCCATCAAGAAGGGACCGGGATACGCGCATTTCCGAAGCTTCCTCACACCGCTCCTCACGCTCTCACCACACCGACTCTTCTCGTCGCGATAGACGAAGTTCCTCCACTTCTCATCGCGATAGAAGAAGTTCCTCACGCCCAACCTCATCAAGGAGACCTGCAAGCGGTAGCGTTCCCCGCCCGTTAACACAAGAAGAACTTGTTACCTTTTTCTCCGCGCATCAAAGTACAAATAACAATCCAACAAAGGCGATTTGTAAAGCGATTCTCTCTGCCAAAAGACTGGTTCGCATGAAGATGTATACAATCTCATCACCAGAGATTATCCAGGCTCTAATCAAGGCCTCTCAACACACACCCGTTCGTGTGCACTATCAAGAATCTCCCAACATAGCAGATCTCTGTAAGGGAAGCTCTGTGGAGCTACTCTCTTCGGAAGCAACATCTCTTTTCCATAAAAAAACCACTTGTATTGATGATAAAATTGTATTCGTTGGATCAGCTAACTATACTACTCTCTCTCTTCAACACGATGTCAACTGGACCTCTAGAATCTCAGATCCCGAGGCTTGCAGAAGCATCCTTACTACGCGCAAAAAATTTATCTACTTAGGAGGAGGCCAGCACCTTACTTACGTTCCTTCTTCCAGTCACTCCCATGGACAGCTTAAGAACTTCCTTCTCAAATATATTGATGAAGCTAAATTCGAGATTCGCATTGCTGTGTATGTCTTTACGGTTCCCGATCTGTTTATCGCTCTAGCTAAAGCTGCTGGAAGAGGAGTGCGCGTTAAAATTATCATCGATTCTCGTCAAAAAGCTATTACCTATAATATAGCAAGCAAAACCACACCACCACTTCCTGTGTATGAGCGAACTCATGACGGAGTGCTACACACCAAGATGTGTTGCATTGACAATAAAATTCTTATCTGGGGATCCGCTAACTGGAGCACGGGCGGTTTTACGAAAAATGCAGAAGATTCCTTCATCCTTTGCCCTGCATCCCAAACACAACTGGACGCTTTCAATGACATCTGGAAGTTCTTAGAGTCCAATAACACTCTCATCACCGAGGACACTGCCAAAATTCCTCTTCGACCCAAACGATCGGCAGAGGAAGCTCTAGCAACACTCTCTTCCCCAATAGACGACGACCCTGGAGAGGGCACTTCACAAGGCCCTTGTGTCAAACGAAAACGCTGA
- a CDS encoding phospholipase D-like domain-containing protein, with protein sequence MCSPCSSRQAHSSHSSSSISCANSSSTSRRSAPSRKEDPVAAAISSIYKNGDWSSRVIYDYSHGTAPRRRISSRGTRSGSSSPACERTLYTIERLRSSSEGYKTRSWRASSSPRHETSRSRDPLSPQPSTSYATTHSLSTSPKKSTKRRQPSKGGPTHKVPRVLGHKELITFFSAHQKINNKPLDTLCSLIRNAKKNVFLKIYHISSPQILQALIEAADRVSTVVRYQQGDQVRGIFAGSAVKLNKRDSRALLHKKSAFVDYKKIFVSTGNFTDRSLTQDYNLAMLVHNAPLCAQVASSTHATTVVGNQTITYCPINQQSGGKPLQPILSSIAKAKHTIRIAMYIFSHQRILKAVGAAARRGVDVQIVIDPREKRNTFKIVEENNLPLTIRECARGGILHTKMCCIDNRTLIIGSPNWTKCGLSRNLEDLFVIQNLTELQLQSLRELWRAIQESSEPLTKESSLLPPRTLKQIKDEEEDLMYDPGEGTSSTR encoded by the coding sequence ATGTGTTCTCCTTGTTCGTCAAGACAGGCTCACTCGAGTCACAGCTCTTCATCTATTAGCTGCGCAAACTCATCTAGTACTAGCAGAAGGTCTGCCCCTTCCCGCAAAGAAGACCCTGTAGCCGCCGCCATATCAAGCATTTATAAAAACGGAGATTGGAGTTCTCGAGTTATCTATGACTACAGTCACGGAACAGCCCCTCGTCGACGCATCTCCTCCAGAGGCACAAGAAGCGGAAGCTCGTCCCCCGCTTGTGAGCGGACCCTCTATACCATAGAACGCCTTCGCTCATCCTCAGAAGGGTATAAAACAAGAAGCTGGCGTGCGAGTTCTTCACCTCGACACGAAACATCTCGCTCTCGCGACCCCCTATCTCCTCAACCCTCCACCTCTTACGCAACCACACACTCTCTCTCTACTAGTCCAAAAAAATCAACAAAACGGAGACAACCTTCCAAAGGCGGCCCCACACACAAGGTTCCCAGAGTTCTTGGGCACAAAGAACTGATTACCTTCTTCTCTGCGCACCAAAAGATCAATAATAAACCTTTAGACACTCTTTGTAGCTTGATCCGAAATGCTAAAAAGAACGTCTTTTTGAAAATATACCACATTTCCTCTCCTCAAATTCTTCAGGCTCTAATTGAAGCTGCTGATCGCGTTTCCACAGTCGTGCGTTACCAACAAGGAGACCAAGTTCGGGGGATATTCGCAGGATCTGCTGTCAAACTTAACAAAAGAGACAGTCGTGCCCTGTTACATAAAAAGTCCGCTTTTGTCGATTATAAAAAAATATTTGTGAGCACAGGGAATTTCACAGACCGTTCGCTTACACAAGATTATAACCTTGCTATGCTTGTACACAATGCTCCCCTGTGTGCTCAAGTAGCATCCAGTACCCATGCAACGACGGTTGTTGGAAATCAGACTATCACCTACTGTCCGATCAACCAGCAATCTGGAGGGAAGCCTCTCCAGCCAATTCTTTCTTCTATTGCCAAAGCAAAACACACCATCCGTATTGCAATGTACATCTTCTCTCATCAAAGAATCCTTAAAGCGGTGGGGGCAGCTGCTAGAAGAGGTGTGGATGTACAAATAGTTATCGATCCACGAGAAAAGAGAAACACCTTTAAGATTGTTGAAGAAAATAACCTTCCGTTAACGATTAGGGAGTGTGCCCGAGGAGGAATTTTACATACGAAAATGTGCTGCATCGATAACAGAACCCTAATCATAGGATCTCCTAACTGGACGAAATGCGGCTTATCGAGAAATTTGGAAGATTTATTTGTTATTCAAAACCTGACAGAACTGCAACTACAGTCTCTCCGTGAATTGTGGCGAGCTATTCAAGAAAGCTCGGAACCTCTCACAAAAGAATCTTCCCTGCTTCCTCCTCGAACACTAAAGCAGATTAAAGACGAAGAAGAAGATCTTATGTACGATCCGGGAGAAGGAACCTCTTCTACAAGGTGA
- a CDS encoding phospholipase D-like domain-containing protein, producing the protein MSINRNSNYSPYQESSVSDSPPPLQRGPQASPEEVGAYFISPEELPQHELAAAIENLSLGLQTSNLNPNAAEFTPRAGSTATSHQFEQFCLPYSSTSPQNEPFLRYLDSLDLYTDCPHNPYAPYEGPFVCAPHTHPYPDDTESPQEEPCNRNALEEGALVTHFAAHSTPFLSKTPSTPHLPGEALQLFSTQSGESSLDVICDSIRLAQTELFFCIYKISSPKIIEAILERANAGVRVLLQYQFISNHESLLSHPNVILQQFESRRAALLHRKNVVIDNWLAILGSANFADGAFTRDTNLLAIVKSPSLCQRIQERSSGPCTAGLQQLDYYILTRHKSSRTLQNIVAAIRSADKTIRLAMFILSNRTILAALHEAAQRGVQVSVIVNPRDKHTPFEFLNALGSSVDLYEGVCEGFLHCKACCIDLKTLILSSANWTRRGVQFNIEDLLIVHKPTRRQLAVFFNLWGELLSSSRLVTAENAFEHKNKPSSSPEEDE; encoded by the coding sequence ATGAGCATAAATAGAAACTCTAATTATTCACCTTATCAAGAGTCGTCGGTTTCAGATTCCCCTCCCCCTTTACAAAGAGGCCCACAGGCATCCCCAGAAGAGGTAGGAGCTTATTTTATTTCTCCTGAAGAGCTCCCACAGCATGAATTAGCTGCTGCGATAGAAAATCTGTCTCTGGGTCTACAGACTTCCAATCTTAATCCCAACGCGGCAGAATTCACACCTAGAGCCGGCTCTACCGCAACATCTCATCAATTCGAGCAATTTTGCCTACCTTACTCATCCACCTCTCCCCAGAATGAGCCCTTCTTACGCTATTTAGACTCCCTAGATCTATACACTGACTGCCCCCATAATCCTTATGCCCCTTACGAAGGACCTTTTGTATGCGCCCCACACACACACCCTTATCCTGACGATACAGAAAGCCCACAAGAAGAACCCTGTAATAGAAACGCTCTAGAAGAAGGCGCCTTAGTCACGCATTTTGCCGCACACTCCACACCTTTTCTCTCAAAAACTCCCTCTACGCCCCACTTACCAGGAGAAGCCCTTCAACTCTTCTCTACACAATCAGGAGAATCTTCTTTAGATGTGATCTGTGATTCTATTCGCCTTGCACAAACAGAGCTTTTCTTCTGTATTTACAAAATCTCCTCTCCAAAAATTATAGAGGCTATTTTAGAACGAGCGAATGCTGGCGTTCGCGTGCTTTTACAATACCAATTTATTTCCAACCATGAATCCCTACTTTCCCACCCCAATGTTATCTTGCAACAATTTGAGTCACGACGAGCCGCTTTGCTGCATCGCAAAAATGTAGTGATCGATAATTGGCTAGCTATTCTCGGTTCTGCTAATTTTGCAGACGGAGCTTTCACCCGTGATACAAACCTTTTAGCAATAGTTAAAAGCCCTTCTCTCTGTCAGCGTATACAGGAGCGCAGCTCTGGCCCATGCACTGCAGGCCTTCAACAATTAGATTACTATATCCTCACTCGACATAAAAGCTCCAGAACCCTGCAAAATATTGTAGCTGCTATACGCTCTGCTGATAAAACGATTCGACTTGCTATGTTTATTCTCTCAAATAGAACGATCCTAGCCGCCCTACACGAAGCCGCACAAAGAGGCGTTCAAGTCTCTGTTATTGTAAACCCTCGCGATAAACACACGCCTTTCGAATTCTTAAATGCCCTAGGCTCTTCAGTAGACCTTTATGAAGGAGTCTGCGAGGGATTTCTACATTGCAAAGCTTGCTGTATAGACCTCAAAACCCTCATTCTAAGCTCTGCCAACTGGACGAGAAGAGGGGTACAGTTCAATATCGAAGATCTTCTTATTGTCCATAAGCCGACCCGTAGACAGCTCGCCGTCTTCTTTAATCTGTGGGGAGAGCTTCTCTCTTCGAGTCGTTTGGTCACGGCTGAGAATGCATTCGAACACAAAAATAAACCTTCTTCTTCCCCTGAAGAAGACGAATAA
- a CDS encoding phospholipase D-like domain-containing protein yields MPPPQEQNTRNQGPRNPSFIPSFPPPHSPLVNTHTFSTAAAARALPSEEEAKTSRVCRSKLQRAEALQPQLPQTIPSSLPCSSLTLYSKYSDQKPLDVICSSIEQAQQELRLKIYILDSDAIIEALKRQVGNGKKLCLYYQFLPDGVTFPQTSSCHLTRFDHRGGAIQHKKHLSIDTDTTILSSGNFTDSSLQDDINITLKIICPHLYQCIRSDRAGSFSLSDQQTVTYYPLKRNAYNGMPIIVSALNQAKTSIKVALLTLANQEVLKALAAAKERGVSVEIVIDRGKRSSTVQALRSGDPSVQQLPVQTWEGACTLHCKIGIIDDTTLITGSANWTKRGLESNLEDLIIVTPISSQNLATLRVLWQQISSLTAPLSLDDDCLKTESEQIQSAEALERFNSRFAACKITSDTKRSSKHKTSGSSSRNKT; encoded by the coding sequence TTGCCCCCCCCCCAAGAGCAAAACACTCGTAATCAAGGTCCTCGAAACCCCTCTTTTATACCGAGTTTCCCTCCCCCGCATTCTCCCCTTGTAAATACCCACACTTTTTCCACCGCAGCAGCAGCACGCGCTCTCCCTTCAGAAGAAGAAGCTAAAACATCCAGAGTATGCCGGTCGAAACTGCAAAGAGCCGAAGCCCTTCAACCCCAGCTTCCCCAAACCATCCCTTCCAGTCTACCCTGCAGCTCTCTTACCTTATACTCTAAATACAGCGATCAAAAACCTTTGGATGTCATTTGCTCATCCATTGAACAAGCTCAACAAGAACTGCGACTAAAAATTTATATCCTGGATTCCGACGCAATTATCGAAGCTCTTAAACGACAAGTTGGTAACGGCAAAAAACTGTGTCTATACTACCAATTTTTACCAGATGGAGTAACCTTCCCTCAAACGAGTTCTTGTCATCTCACTCGATTTGATCATCGCGGAGGAGCCATTCAACATAAAAAACATCTCTCTATCGACACCGACACCACTATTCTAAGCTCTGGAAATTTCACCGACTCCTCGTTACAGGACGATATTAACATAACCCTAAAAATTATTTGTCCTCACCTCTATCAATGTATTCGTAGTGATCGAGCGGGATCTTTCTCGCTATCAGATCAACAGACAGTGACCTATTATCCGCTCAAACGCAACGCTTATAATGGGATGCCCATCATTGTTTCAGCTTTGAATCAAGCGAAGACCTCAATAAAGGTTGCTCTCCTTACTTTAGCAAACCAAGAAGTTCTAAAAGCCCTTGCCGCAGCTAAAGAACGAGGCGTTTCTGTTGAAATCGTCATTGATCGTGGCAAAAGATCTAGCACAGTACAAGCTCTGCGCAGCGGGGACCCTTCTGTGCAACAGCTTCCCGTCCAAACATGGGAAGGAGCCTGTACTCTTCATTGCAAAATAGGGATTATCGATGACACTACTCTCATCACAGGGTCTGCCAACTGGACAAAACGAGGGCTAGAAAGCAATCTGGAGGACTTGATAATCGTTACCCCAATTTCCTCTCAGAATCTAGCAACCCTTCGCGTTCTATGGCAGCAGATTTCCTCATTAACAGCTCCTCTTTCCTTGGATGATGATTGCTTAAAAACCGAGTCAGAACAGATCCAAAGCGCAGAGGCTCTCGAACGATTTAATAGCCGTTTCGCAGCCTGTAAAATTACCTCTGATACCAAGCGCTCTTCTAAACACAAGACAAGCGGCTCCAGCTCTCGTAACAAAACGTAA
- a CDS encoding phospholipase D-like domain-containing protein: protein MRLSELQLWSLRERFPLNEWISQPLSRIPARRTLPTSSAPPTPPPYEGETAKKERILLTLTRPASSALLPYFRPPVPEPISFFSWHCGHDAPNIIRNAILSATSSILIRIFNLSSKNIIQALVLKSSQSVPISIHYHHMPKEALQELSPTNIQLIPFQGSKRVLLHKKTLLIDHQLVITGTGNFTDISLQSDVNLMVQIHNDDLCSLMERHQAGCVSVGQQEVCYCPMNRKGCGNEGQILKEIRKAKSSIQIGMYILTQKNVLAALHEAATERAVLVTIIIDPEAKRQTFQLLKSLKSKISVREGTCSALMHNKVCIIDHETAILGSANWSRRGLNTNQEDLLIIKPLTESQKEVLATWWNFLCDQSIVLTEEGAEKCLIKRDDKDLLEPS, encoded by the coding sequence ATGCGCTTAAGTGAGTTGCAACTCTGGTCTTTGAGGGAGCGCTTCCCTCTCAACGAATGGATCTCCCAACCTTTATCCAGGATCCCCGCGCGAAGGACACTCCCAACATCATCCGCCCCGCCAACACCTCCTCCCTATGAGGGGGAGACGGCGAAAAAAGAGCGGATATTATTAACACTAACTCGGCCTGCATCATCAGCCTTACTTCCCTATTTTCGTCCACCAGTCCCAGAACCTATCAGCTTCTTCTCCTGGCACTGTGGACATGATGCTCCTAATATTATCAGGAATGCCATCCTCTCCGCGACCTCTTCTATTCTTATTCGTATTTTTAATCTATCTTCTAAAAACATCATTCAAGCCCTAGTCTTGAAATCTTCTCAATCAGTACCCATATCTATTCACTATCATCATATGCCTAAGGAAGCTCTTCAAGAACTCTCCCCAACCAACATACAGCTCATCCCTTTTCAAGGAAGCAAACGCGTGCTTCTCCACAAAAAAACGCTTCTCATAGATCACCAACTGGTCATCACAGGAACAGGAAATTTCACGGACATTTCTTTACAATCAGATGTTAACCTTATGGTACAAATCCATAACGACGATCTTTGCTCTTTAATGGAGCGTCATCAAGCTGGCTGCGTTTCTGTAGGACAACAAGAGGTTTGCTACTGTCCTATGAATAGAAAAGGGTGTGGTAATGAAGGACAAATTTTAAAAGAAATTCGCAAAGCTAAAAGTTCGATTCAAATTGGGATGTACATCCTCACGCAAAAAAATGTTCTTGCTGCTCTTCATGAAGCAGCAACAGAACGCGCGGTTCTTGTCACAATCATTATCGACCCCGAAGCAAAAAGACAAACTTTCCAACTATTAAAATCCTTAAAATCTAAAATCTCCGTGAGAGAGGGGACTTGTTCTGCTCTCATGCACAACAAAGTCTGCATCATTGATCATGAAACAGCCATTCTAGGGTCTGCCAATTGGTCTAGACGAGGTCTAAACACTAATCAAGAAGACTTATTGATTATCAAACCTCTTACGGAAAGTCAAAAAGAGGTGCTAGCTACCTGGTGGAACTTCCTTTGTGATCAAAGTATTGTTTTAACGGAAGAAGGAGCTGAAAAATGTCTGATCAAAAGAGATGATAAGGATTTGCTAGAACCTTCCTAA
- a CDS encoding phospholipase D-like domain-containing protein, protein MCNPNFWPSLLSRCPDLDIYTDWSQNTETPSEPSGIQPVQQESHQSLPSTLNPNAPEFIPSFLRNPYQNRAPEAPLQSQIEWIPNPLSSSVEEAAAPADPVVRPKQYNNTMRVAVSTSLCSQRTLNVHSEKTLEPTPLAPIQILAQECGHDLTEEICKAIRSAQSSIRMKIYSLSSKTILRALAQKASEGVPVWIHYQLIQNHEQCGLDKHPLVHLQPNTKTHTNLQHKKELIIDQKLAILGSANFTHGALTGDVNCLIKVLSPELCRLMKQNRSGDCPVGERNCRYLSLYRLGPDAAPEIIRHIDNANHSIRLMMFVLSHERILQALDRAHRRGVEVEIIVDTQHRKAAFDILQKLHSGIKIFEGTTCGLVHCKMCIVDNTLIVGSVNWSNKGFLHNTENLFFIPQLSPQEHASLSQIWYQTLAHSELVTSENVTIRRTLASLRPYRAQTSSPDSED, encoded by the coding sequence ATGTGTAATCCTAACTTTTGGCCCTCTTTACTGAGCCGCTGTCCAGATTTAGATATCTACACAGACTGGTCTCAAAATACAGAAACACCCTCAGAACCTTCAGGGATTCAACCAGTCCAACAGGAATCTCATCAATCTCTACCTTCAACCCTTAATCCCAATGCTCCAGAGTTTATCCCCTCTTTTTTGAGAAATCCTTACCAAAATAGAGCGCCAGAAGCTCCTTTGCAAAGTCAAATAGAATGGATCCCTAATCCTCTTAGTTCATCCGTTGAAGAAGCTGCGGCACCAGCGGATCCTGTTGTTCGTCCTAAGCAATACAATAACACCATGCGGGTAGCGGTATCAACCAGTCTCTGCTCTCAGCGAACACTTAATGTGCACTCAGAAAAAACGCTCGAACCAACTCCCCTAGCCCCCATTCAAATTTTAGCTCAAGAATGTGGTCACGATCTAACGGAAGAGATTTGCAAAGCAATAAGATCAGCTCAAAGCAGTATCCGAATGAAAATTTATAGCCTTTCTTCAAAAACTATCCTGAGAGCGCTTGCTCAAAAAGCTTCGGAAGGAGTTCCTGTTTGGATCCATTACCAACTCATACAAAATCATGAACAGTGTGGTCTCGATAAACATCCCTTAGTTCACCTACAGCCTAACACCAAAACGCATACCAATCTCCAACATAAAAAAGAGCTTATTATAGATCAGAAACTAGCCATCCTAGGATCTGCAAACTTTACTCATGGAGCTTTGACGGGAGATGTCAATTGCTTGATTAAGGTTCTAAGTCCAGAGCTCTGTCGTCTCATGAAACAAAATCGATCAGGAGACTGCCCTGTTGGCGAACGCAATTGCCGCTATCTCTCTCTCTATCGCCTTGGTCCCGACGCTGCGCCCGAAATTATCCGGCACATTGATAACGCTAACCACTCAATTAGACTAATGATGTTTGTTCTTTCTCACGAAAGAATTTTACAAGCTTTAGATAGGGCTCATCGACGAGGAGTCGAAGTAGAGATTATTGTAGATACCCAACACCGTAAAGCTGCTTTTGACATACTACAAAAGCTCCACTCTGGCATTAAGATATTCGAAGGAACCACTTGTGGACTAGTTCATTGTAAAATGTGCATTGTAGACAACACTCTTATTGTTGGGTCTGTCAACTGGAGTAATAAAGGATTTTTGCATAATACAGAAAATCTTTTCTTCATACCCCAACTGTCTCCACAAGAACACGCCTCATTATCCCAAATCTGGTATCAAACACTCGCTCATAGCGAACTTGTAACCTCTGAAAATGTCACAATAAGACGCACTTTAGCATCTCTACGCCCATACCGCGCACAAACCTCTTCCCCAGACTCAGAAGATTAA